The Paenibacillus sp. 481 DNA window TGAATGTGCAGATGAATACATGAATCAGTCAGTACTTGTTACTGACGATCATTTGAATAAGCAAGGACATCAGGCAAGTGATACATGTAGTGAAAAGGTAGAAAGTGATCAGCATTTGGTGTTGAAGTCATAATCATGAAGCGTGAACACGTATAGTTGGAGAAAAAAGCCCCAATGTTCAGAGTGGTTGACGCATGCAACCTAGAACTTTGGGGCTAGCAGGGAATGGGCTTGACTCAACGATTACCATTTTCCAGGGTCAATTTTACGCGGGTCTAAGCCTTCCCATATGTTTTTAATAGCTACTTGCTCCGGTTCTTCAAACACGAGAAACGCAGATGGTAAAAAGCGTTCGCCATATTGGCTCGCAGGTGAGTTCTTAATGTGGCCACCTTTTTCAGCGAGTACGGTTGAAGAACCACCGTCTAAGTTGGCAGCAATAACAGCCCCATGTTCGAGCATAATTTGCTGACAATCATACAAGTTGGCTCCGATACTATGCGTTTGTCTGCCATCAATAATAAGGAACAAAATAGCGCCGTCTTCACGCTGTCCCATTACGGTTCGTGGAGCGATGCCCCAGCCTTGTGATGGGCTTTTGATTTGGCCTTTTCCATTCACGATGATACGTGGTTGAAAAGTAACTCCTTCTTTGGCGCCCATGTTCATCAACTGCTGCACGGTATAATTACCGGCTATCATTTTCCCGTCTTTGTCGATGCCGACAAATTGGGTTCTTTTGTTCATACCGCCAGAACCGTTGTAATACACTTTGCCGTCAGCGATGACGACGCCTATAGGTTGAAAGCCGTTACCTTTCCAATTCGGATCAGCAAAACCGCCCGCATTTACTCCAGCTAATGCTTCTGTGCGCTTGACCATCTCGGACACTTTTTCCCCTTTGCCAACACGATTTGGAACTCCGATGCGCACTTTTGTCGGATCGTTCACGACCATTAAATAGCCACTGTAGCCCTCGCCACTTATATTGTGGTATTCAATCAGAGATTTCGGCTTGTTAGATGTTGTGTCTGGTTTTGTAATTTGATGATTCGCTTTTTCGTCACCCATATTCTCGAATTGTTTCCAGTACTGTTGGACTCTTGAATCTAATTGATCCTGACCAATTACATATTTAGCCCAATGACGATGTCTGGTCGTTATTAACGTATCTGCAATGAGAAAGCGAAAATCGGTTCCTGATGGCGTGAAAAAAAGCCAACCTAATCCAAGTACACCAAGTAGCAGCATGATGGCGAAGGTGTTTCTTATTATTTTTTTAATTGAGCGCTTTTGTTTAGGCCGTTTCTTGTTGGGAGTCGTGTGTTGTCTCGTTCTTCTTGGTGGCAATCCTCCTGATGCGTGTGGTGTGTTCATATTGTTCTCCTCTTGTTAAGTTCTGTTTTTTTGTGAGCGTGATTAGGTAAAAAAGGACAGAATGGCTAGATGGATCAGTTACAGTTGTGTGTGTGTCACAAGAGTATACCTAATTATGAAACGAATATTGTGACAAATATTTAAATAATTATACATTAATCGACAATTGGAATTAATAAATTTTACTTAATAATGGAGGGCGAGTCATGCAAGGGAAGAGGTGGCTTTTTAATGGGATAGTTGAAAATGCGGAGCAAGTCGGCAAATTTATAAGGTGTAGGCTGAGGTGCACGATATGAAGTGAGGGAGAGTGATGGGAAAAGATGCGGGAGAGAAGGGAATCGAAAAAGAAAAGTCAACGTAACTTAAATCCGGTATTTCCTGAGCCCCCATCAGGTTCTTCTGGAAAACGTAAACGGAAGTGTCATCCGAACAAGAAAAAGCGGATTGTTTCGATTAGAGAGGTTGAAGAATCTGTTGTGGCATTTGAATCTCAACCTGTAAAAGGGGCGACAGGAGCAACGGGAGCCACGGGAGCTACGGGAGCGACTGGTGCCGCTTGTGTTACGGGAACGACGGGCGTTACGGGAGTAACGGGAGTAACGGGAGTAACGGGGGTATCAGGAGCGACAGGAAGTACGGGAGTGAGAGGGCCTACGGGGCCAACTGGTCCAACAGGTCCGACTGGTGCGACTGGTGCGACTGGTGCGACAGGATTTACAGGTGCAACTGGGCCATCAGGTGGTGTTCCTGGTGCCACGGGAGTGACCGGTGCGACTGGAGCGACAGGACCAACTGGCCCAACTGGCCCTACAGGTGCAACAGGCTCGACTGGTGCGACAGGATTTACAGGTGCAACAGGCCCATCAGGTGGTGTTCCTGGTGTTACAGGAGTTACGGGAGCAACTGGAGCAACAGGTGCAACGGGATCGACAGGAGTCGCGGGAGCGACGGGAGCAACCGGAGCCACAGGAGGAACGGGAGTAACTGGAGCAACAGGAGGAACGGGAGTAACTGGAGCAACAGGAGATACAGGAGCCACGGGAGCAACAGGAGCAACAGGAGCTACGGGAGCCACGGGAGCAACAGGAGCAACAGGAGCCACGGGAGCTACGGGAGATACGGGAGATACGGGAAGCACCGGAGCAACAGGTGAAACGGGAGCAACAGGAGTCACCGGAGCTACAGGTGCGACGGGTGGTGCGGGAGCTACGGGAGATACGGGAGATACGGGAAGCACCGGAGCAACAGGTGAAACGGGAGCAACAGGAGTCACCGGAGCTACAGGTGCGACGGGTGGTGCGGGAGCTACGGGAGATACGGGAGATACGGGAAGCACCGGAGCAACAGGTGAAACGGGAGCAACAGGAGTCACGGGAGCAACGGGAGCAACAGGAGCCACGGGAGCCACAGGAGCCACGGGAGCGACGGGAAGCACAGGAGCAACAGGAGCTACGGGAGCAACAGGAGCCACGGGAGATACGGGAAGCACCGGAGCTACAGGTGCGACAGGTGGTACGGGAGCGACGGGAAGCACCGGAGCAACAGGTGAAACGGGAGCCACAGGAGCCACGGGAGCAACAGGAGCAACAGGAGCAACAGGAGCTACGGGAGATACAGGAGCAACGGGAGATACGGGAAGCACCGGAGCTACAGGTGGTACGGGAGCAACGGGAGCAACGGGTGCAACCGGAGCAACAGGAGCGACAGGCGCAACAGGCGCAACAGGAGCGACGGGAGTCACGGGAGCCACAGGAGCAACAGGAACAACAGGAGCGACAGGTGTAACCGGAGCGACAGGAGCAACAGGAGCTACGGGTGCGACGGGAGCCACAGGAGCCACAGGAGCAACAGGAGCAACAGGAGCCACAGGTGCGACGGGAGCCACAGGAGCCACAGGAGCTACCGGAGCTACCGGAGCAACAGGAGCAACAGGAGCGACAGGAGCGACAGGTGCAACAGGAGCGACAGGAGCGACAGGAGCAACGGGAGCCGCGGGAGCAACGGGAGCCACGGGAGCGACAGGTGCAACAGGAGCAACGGGAGCGACAGGTGCAACAGGTGCAACGGGAGCAACAGGAGCCACGGGAGCAACGGGAACCACGGGAGCAACGGGAACCACAGGAGTAACAGGAGTCACCGGAGCAACAGGAGCTACGGGAGCCACGGGAGCAACAGGAGCAACAGGAGCCACGGGAGATACGGGAAGCACCGGAGCAACAGGTGAAACGGGAGCAACAGGAGCCACGGGAGCAACGGGAACCACGGGAGCAACGGGAACCACAGGAGTAACAGGAGTCACCGGAGCTACAGGTGCGACGGGTGGTACGGGAGCGACGGGAAGCACCGGAGCCACGGGAGCAACAGGTGAAACGGGAGCAACAGGTGAAACGGGAGCAACAGGAGCCACGGGAGCAACAGGAGCAACAGGAGCAACAGGAGCCACGGGAGCAACAGGAGCAACAGGAGCAACAGGAGCCACGGGAGCAACAGGAGCAACAGGAGCAACAGGAGCAACAGGAGTCACGGGAGTCACGGGAGCCACAGGAGTAACAGGAGTCACAGGAGTCACCGGAGCAACAGGAGCAACAGGAGCTACAGGAGTCACCGGAGCAACAGGAGCGACAGGCGCGACAGGCGCAACAGGAGCAACGGGAGCAACGGGAGCCACAGGAGCGACGGGAAGCACCGGAGCAACAGGTGAAACGGGAGCTACAGGTGCGACAGGTGGTACGGGAGCGACGGGAAGCACCGGAGCCACGGGAGCAACAGGAGCCACGGGAGCAACAGGAGCCACGGGAGCCACGGGAGCAACAGGAGCAACAGGAGCAACAGGAGCAACGGGAGCAACAGGAGCCACGGGAGCAACAGGAGCCACGGGAGTCACGGGAGCCACAGGAGTAACAGGAGCTACGGGAGATACAGGAGCAACGGGAGCTACGGGAAGCACCGGAGCTACAGGTGGTACGGGAGCCACGGGAGCAACGGGTGCAACCGGAGCAACAGGAGCGACAGGCGCAACAGGCGCAACAGGAGCGACGGGAGTCACGGGAGCCACAGGAGCAACAGGAACAACAGGAGCGACAGGTGCAACCGGAGCGACAGGAGCAACAGGAGCTATGGGAGTCACGGGAGCAACAGGAGCCACAGGTGCGACGGGAGCCACAGGAGCCACAGGAGCAACAGGAGCAACAGGAGCCACAGGTGCGACGGGAGCCACAGGAGCAACAGGAGCTACCGGAGCTACCGGAGCAACAGGAGCAACAGGAGCGACAGGAGCGACAGGTGCAACAGGAGCGACAGGAGCGACAGGTGCAACAGGAGCGACAGGTGCAACAGGAGCAACGGGAGTAACGGGAGCAACAGGAGCAACGGGAGCGACAGGTGCAACAGGAGCAACGGGAGCGACAGGTGCAACGGGAGCCACAGGAGCAACGGGAGCCACAGGAGCCACGGGAGCGACAGGTGCAACAGGTGCAACAGGAGCGACAGGTGCAACAGGTGCAACGGGAGCAACGGGAGCCACGGGAGCCACGGGAGCAACGGGAGCAACGGGAGCAACGGGAGCCACGGGAGCGACAGGTGCAACAGGAGCAACGGGAGCGACAGGTGCAACAGGAGCAACGGGAGCGACAGGTGCAACGGGAGTCACGGGAGCGACAGGAGCCACGGGAGCGACAGGTGCAACGGGAGCAACAGGTGCAACGGGAGCTACGGGAAGCACAGGAGCTACGGGAGCAACAGGAGCTACAGGAGTCACCGGAGCCACGGGAGCGACGGGAAGCACAGGAGCAACAGGAGCGACGGGAAGAACAGGAGCCACGGGAGCCACCGGAGTCACGGGGGTCACGGGAGCCACCGGAGTCACGGGGGTCACGGGAGCCACCGGAGTCACGGGGGTCACGGGAGCCACCGGAGTTACGGGAGAAAGAGGAGTCACAGGAGCAACAGGAGCCACAGGAGCAACGGGAGCAACAGGAGCCACAGGAGCAACGGGAGCCACAGGAGCCACGGGAGCAACAGGAGCAACAGGAGCAACGGGAGCCACAGGAGCAACAGGAGCAACAGGAGCAACAGGAGCAACAGGAGCAACAGGAGCAACAGGAGCAACAGGAGCCACGGGAGCAACAGGAGCCACGGGAGCAACAGGAGCCACCGGATCGACAGGAGCAACAGGAGCCACCGGATCGACAGGAGCAACAGGAGCCACTGGAGTCACCGGAGCAACAGGAGCTACGGGAGCAACAGGGGCCACAGGAGCAACAGGAGCAACAGGAGCAACGGGAGCCACGGGTGCAACCGGAGCCACGGGTGCAACAGGAGCTACAGGTGTTACTGCATTTGGTGAATATGGATTTTTTGCAAATACAGCGAGCCCTACCTTAGCTGCCAATGCACTTGTACCATTTCCAAATGTGGACGTTAGTACTGCAAATGTTAATATAAACGGAGCGGGCACCATAGTCACAATCACGTCAGCAGGTGTGTATCTAATATCGTACAATATCGTGGTCAGTTCTTTACTTTCTTTACAAGTTGGATTTGAGCTATTGCATAATGGGACGGCTGTTACAGGAGGAGATGTTCGTATTATTGTAAGCTTAGGCGGTGTGGAGGCAACAGGGCAAGCCATCGTCATTACAGCTTCAGGGGATACGTTTTCAGTAAGTACACCAACAGGTGCGACTCTGGCCTCATTATCTGGTAGCGCCTCAGCAACCATTACATTTGCGAAAATTTCCAACTAAGACCGTATTCCTTCTCTGACTGTGAGCCTTGAACCTTGTCTGCAATTCAGTTAAGATCAAGGTACGTTTTGCCTTGGCCATTCATATGGTATCAGAGGCGGTTCAAAGTCAGTCAATCAAGAGACGAAGGAAGCGGTGTATTCGTGCAGCAAGCTATAGCAATGCTCGATTCTGGTGTGGGAGGCTTGACGGTTGCGAGAGAAGTCATGCGTCAACTTCCACAAGAAAAAATAATTTATTTTGGAGACACAGCTCGTTCTCCTTACGGTCCACGTACGTCGGAGGAAGTGCGCTTGTTCACACGCCAAATCGTAGACTATTTAATCCAATATAACCCTAAAATGATAGTAATCGCCTGCAATACTGCAACAGCAGTAGCCTTAGATGATATTCGCTCATATGTATCTGTACCTGTTGTCGGTGTCATTAATCCAGGTGCTCGTGCTGCAATATCCGCGACAGATTCAGGATATATCGGTGTTATCGGAACAGAAGGAACGATACACAGCGGCGCTTATGAACATGCGCTCAAAAGAATCTCTCCGCAAGTTGAAGTCGTCAGTCAAGCTTGTCCAAAGTTCGCTCCTATTGTCGAAAGAGGATTGTTCCGCAGCGAAGATACGTGGCAAACGGTTCGAGAATCGTTGGCGTCTTTGCGGGCGACACCTATCGACACGCTGATTTTGGGCTGCACCCATTATCCGTTTCTAACGGAGCCGATACAGGAAGTAATGGGGTCGCAAGTGAAATTGATCAGCTCAGCAGATGAAACTGCGCGAGAAGTCAGTACCATTTTGCATGACAAAGGACAACTGGCAAGTAGTACACAATTGCCGATTCATCAGTTCTTTTGCAGTGGAGACGCAGCGATCTTTCAAGACATTGCACGTCAATGGCTAGGAGAGCACATTCAAGATTTCCCAGTAGTTTGGCAAGTACCTCATATTATCTAATTATATCTCACAGCAGGGGCTGGCTCGGAGTCGTAAGACTTAAGCAGCCCCTTGTTTCATTTTACCTACGTCACACGAATCGCCATCCTGTTGACTAAATCCCGATTCGTAAACATTTGCGTCTACACACTGCTGATGACTCGATGCAGCAAGCCGGAACACCATCTTCATGCTCCCCTTGGGCTGTTTGTTAAGTTGGTATAAATAAACCATGCACGGATCGCGCAAAAATAGTTCCACTCTAACGATGCTAAGGCAGCCCCTTGAACGTATTGGCATACATCGTCATTTTGAGAAACGAACCCTTCGTAGTCTCCTGCACGATATCATCGTTTATCAACGTAAACCTACACGCAATAGAAGTTCGAATGGCTTGCTCATTGTCGTTCTTTACATAAAGTTCTACAGCATACAAGTGGAGAACATTCCAAGCAAAAGATAGCATCGCTTGAACGATTTCGGTTCCGTAGCCCTGTCCAATTACATCAGCTGGACCAATTTGAATCCGACCCAATTCCGCAGTGCCCACATTCAGATCAACATGATAAATTGCAGCTGTCCCAAGCGGTGTATAGTCTTTCCGACAAGTGACGAGAAACATCATATCATCCGGCTGTTGTTCATATCGTTCATACCATAGTAGCTGTTCGTGAGCTTCAATCGGACGACTGTCTTGAAACAAGCTCCGAATATGCGCTTGATTCCGCCACTGCCGAACCCATTCCAGATCAGACATACGAAGCGGCCGCAGCAGCAGTCTTTTGCTGAAAATGTAATAATTATGATTCATGTCCAGTCTGCCTCATACTTGTATTCTGCAAATAGGCGAATTTGTCGGATCACATACTGTACGTCTTCATATGTGATCCGTAAATGTAGAGGTAGCGAAAGTATAGTATCCGAATATTGCTCAGCTACCGGACAACTTCCCTTTGCATGGCGATACATCCGGTAATGCGTGTTTGCGCGATAATGCACACCGGGAAAAATATGATGCTCATTCAAGTGGAGAATAAGCTCGTCACGGTCAGCACACGACACAATAAATAAGTGGCGTGAACTGTCGCATCCCGGAGCGAGCGGTACAACTTGAATGTGCGGAACAAGTGATTTTAGCTCTGTCTCATACCAAGCAGCCACCTGTTTACGGTAGGCGTTATCTTGATCAACATACTTGAGCTGCACAAGTCCGATGGCAGCCATAATCGAATTGCCGTGATATTTATAGCCGATGTGTTCCACATCGTACAACCATTTATAGGGTCCGTCTATATGTGTACGCGTATAGACGTCTTTATTCATGCCTAGCCCTGTTAATTTTCGGACA harbors:
- a CDS encoding phosphodiester glycosidase family protein produces the protein MNTPHASGGLPPRRTRQHTTPNKKRPKQKRSIKKIIRNTFAIMLLLGVLGLGWLFFTPSGTDFRFLIADTLITTRHRHWAKYVIGQDQLDSRVQQYWKQFENMGDEKANHQITKPDTTSNKPKSLIEYHNISGEGYSGYLMVVNDPTKVRIGVPNRVGKGEKVSEMVKRTEALAGVNAGGFADPNWKGNGFQPIGVVIADGKVYYNGSGGMNKRTQFVGIDKDGKMIAGNYTVQQLMNMGAKEGVTFQPRIIVNGKGQIKSPSQGWGIAPRTVMGQREDGAILFLIIDGRQTHSIGANLYDCQQIMLEHGAVIAANLDGGSSTVLAEKGGHIKNSPASQYGERFLPSAFLVFEEPEQVAIKNIWEGLDPRKIDPGKW
- the racE gene encoding glutamate racemase codes for the protein MQQAIAMLDSGVGGLTVAREVMRQLPQEKIIYFGDTARSPYGPRTSEEVRLFTRQIVDYLIQYNPKMIVIACNTATAVALDDIRSYVSVPVVGVINPGARAAISATDSGYIGVIGTEGTIHSGAYEHALKRISPQVEVVSQACPKFAPIVERGLFRSEDTWQTVRESLASLRATPIDTLILGCTHYPFLTEPIQEVMGSQVKLISSADETAREVSTILHDKGQLASSTQLPIHQFFCSGDAAIFQDIARQWLGEHIQDFPVVWQVPHII
- a CDS encoding GNAT family N-acetyltransferase, translated to MNHNYYIFSKRLLLRPLRMSDLEWVRQWRNQAHIRSLFQDSRPIEAHEQLLWYERYEQQPDDMMFLVTCRKDYTPLGTAAIYHVDLNVGTAELGRIQIGPADVIGQGYGTEIVQAMLSFAWNVLHLYAVELYVKNDNEQAIRTSIACRFTLINDDIVQETTKGSFLKMTMYANTFKGLP